In Methanosarcina siciliae T4/M, one genomic interval encodes:
- a CDS encoding class I SAM-dependent methyltransferase, whose translation MKRQCIRIPKKKGESARRVLLDFEILDNSLKIGSDNTFLYLPLSREPLSNELAVLPAEAELAEFDFEAQEKNPAPGDLLGFNPAYELIGDIALLEDPDLDSQKASRIAEALLFTRPNIKTVVKSLTPVIGEFRVREFEVIAGDPGTETVHREYGCRYKVDLSKAYFTPRLSTERSRILSRVKEGDTVVDMFSGVGPYSILLAKSNKPSKVVAIDKNPYAVHYLKENISLNSAKNIEAIEGDAREEAKRFAGTADHVIMNLPHNAHEFLDSAVLLTKPGGVIHYYGITPEEDLFESSVELIRKAAEKAGRKIEVLEKRVVRSYAPHQYNICIEARII comes from the coding sequence ATGAAACGGCAATGCATAAGAATTCCCAAAAAGAAAGGAGAATCTGCAAGGAGAGTACTCCTTGATTTTGAAATTCTTGATAACTCCCTTAAAATAGGTTCGGATAATACTTTTCTTTATCTTCCTCTTTCCCGAGAGCCTCTTTCGAATGAACTGGCAGTTCTTCCCGCAGAAGCCGAACTTGCTGAGTTTGATTTTGAGGCTCAGGAGAAAAATCCCGCTCCCGGAGATCTTCTTGGCTTCAATCCGGCTTATGAGCTCATAGGGGATATTGCGCTTCTGGAAGATCCGGACCTTGATTCTCAAAAAGCCTCAAGAATTGCCGAAGCCCTCCTCTTTACCCGGCCAAACATTAAAACCGTGGTCAAGTCCCTTACCCCTGTTATCGGTGAGTTCAGGGTCCGGGAATTTGAAGTAATTGCAGGTGACCCAGGGACCGAGACCGTCCACAGGGAGTACGGCTGCCGCTACAAAGTTGACCTTTCAAAGGCTTATTTCACCCCTCGCCTTTCTACCGAACGCTCGCGAATCCTCTCCAGGGTTAAGGAAGGCGATACTGTTGTCGATATGTTTTCAGGGGTCGGTCCTTACAGCATCCTGCTTGCAAAGAGCAACAAGCCTTCCAAAGTTGTGGCAATCGACAAAAATCCTTACGCGGTACACTATCTTAAAGAAAATATAAGCCTTAATTCCGCAAAAAATATTGAAGCAATAGAAGGTGATGCACGGGAAGAGGCAAAAAGGTTTGCAGGCACTGCCGATCATGTGATCATGAACCTGCCTCACAATGCCCACGAGTTCCTTGACTCTGCTGTCCTCCTTACAAAACCTGGTGGGGTAATCCATTACTATGGAATAACTCCCGAAGAAGACCTCTTTGAAAGTTCCGTCGAACTTATTCGAAAAGCGGCAGAAAAAGCAGGAAGGAAGATTGAAGTCCTGGAGAAAAGGGTAGTCCGTTCATATGCTCCTCACCAGTATAATATATGCATCGAAGCAAGGATAATTTGA
- a CDS encoding LysE family transporter, translating to MLTIETFKALLLGFTIGLTGALVPGPMLFATIELSLKKGWLAGPKVVFGHMLVELVLSVLILFGVASLMGSGTISAISVIGGLALVIFGLLTAKDAKAAASAGIPPGTSGLKLSSSPIALGFFTSVSNPYFWIWWLTAGSALVLRAYELGALVSLAYLLGHWTADLSWFTAVSGSFSRGKTLFSGRTHEMVLYVCGGFLVIFGLYFMLNYNNPIQLS from the coding sequence ATGCTGACAATTGAGACTTTCAAAGCCCTTCTCCTGGGCTTTACTATAGGGCTTACAGGTGCCCTGGTCCCGGGACCGATGCTCTTTGCAACCATAGAACTTTCTCTCAAAAAAGGATGGCTTGCAGGTCCGAAAGTTGTTTTCGGGCATATGCTGGTTGAGCTTGTACTTTCCGTGCTGATTCTCTTCGGAGTTGCTTCACTTATGGGCAGCGGTACAATCTCAGCTATTTCCGTTATTGGTGGACTTGCACTTGTGATATTCGGACTGCTTACGGCAAAGGATGCAAAAGCTGCAGCTTCTGCAGGAATTCCCCCGGGAACTTCAGGCTTGAAACTAAGTTCAAGTCCCATAGCATTGGGTTTTTTCACCTCGGTTTCAAACCCCTACTTCTGGATCTGGTGGCTGACTGCGGGCAGTGCGCTCGTACTGAGGGCGTATGAGCTGGGAGCTCTTGTTTCACTGGCCTATCTCCTGGGGCACTGGACAGCAGACCTTAGCTGGTTCACTGCCGTATCCGGGTCATTCAGCCGGGGAAAAACCCTGTTCTCCGGGCGTACCCACGAAATGGTCCTTTACGTCTGCGGAGGATTTTTAGTGATTTTCGGGCTTTATTTCATGCTTAACTATAATAATCCCATTCAGCTGTCGTGA